A window from Candidatus Rickettsiella viridis encodes these proteins:
- a CDS encoding anthrax toxin-like adenylyl cyclase domain-containing protein — MSKKLTFFNCNDTNEPFKYLTYEEIIQKFVDETGLIIAIRAVKPQALQIDEGYERYDRGYDSLDGGSANFQPLPFEQGIQRTVDDNKVIVAVRPVNPMAFQLIEEGYDTKTLFLKAKSSSAGITAGFIMQEPLFGKGGKKDAKEQAKRIQKSLASGCELVQLNVTTGRVNMLETQGFISIKEELEQNDIKIKRIESIYDGDAHCFVLKQNQEDLNFWEVWYDNKPLMALANPGGAGIKAAVTADYDLFGIYTHKNQSVVNRPMVIHAQIKAGASQSVTQRWQQCVDSMRRSDGATTMDPAKGNISIPELKIVEQLNKTLKKAGYTGEALVWHGTETANPYTPGPDFPIRVYSPGQTQPAMVSDQKELADFYHRLQDSPYHAEENAAFRMKAF, encoded by the coding sequence ATGTCGAAAAAATTAACTTTTTTTAATTGTAATGATACCAATGAGCCTTTTAAATATTTAACGTATGAAGAGATTATTCAGAAATTTGTCGATGAAACCGGGCTTATTATTGCCATCCGTGCAGTTAAACCGCAGGCATTGCAAATTGATGAAGGTTATGAAAGGTATGATAGGGGATATGATAGTTTAGATGGTGGCAGTGCGAATTTTCAACCGTTACCTTTTGAGCAAGGGATACAACGTACTGTTGATGATAACAAGGTTATTGTTGCCGTACGCCCGGTTAATCCTATGGCATTCCAACTGATTGAGGAAGGGTATGATACTAAAACACTTTTCCTTAAAGCAAAATCTAGTAGCGCAGGCATAACAGCTGGATTTATTATGCAAGAGCCTTTATTTGGCAAAGGTGGTAAAAAAGATGCTAAAGAACAGGCAAAGCGTATCCAAAAGTCCTTGGCTTCTGGATGTGAGCTCGTTCAATTAAATGTGACGACTGGTCGCGTTAACATGCTAGAGACCCAGGGATTTATCTCTATTAAAGAAGAATTGGAACAAAATGATATTAAAATTAAGCGTATAGAATCTATTTATGATGGTGACGCTCACTGTTTTGTGCTTAAACAAAATCAAGAAGATCTCAATTTTTGGGAAGTTTGGTACGATAATAAGCCTCTGATGGCGTTGGCTAACCCAGGCGGAGCAGGGATAAAAGCAGCTGTAACAGCGGATTATGATTTATTCGGTATTTACACGCATAAAAATCAATCGGTTGTTAATAGACCAATGGTTATTCATGCTCAGATCAAAGCAGGGGCAAGCCAATCCGTTACGCAGCGTTGGCAACAATGTGTAGATTCAATGCGTAGAAGCGATGGAGCAACGACTATGGATCCAGCTAAAGGAAATATATCTATTCCTGAACTTAAAATTGTTGAGCAACTTAATAAGACTCTCAAAAAAGCTGGCTATACAGGAGAAGCATTAGTATGGCATGGTACGGAGACAGCAAATCCTTATACACCCGGACCTGATTTCCCTATACGGGTTTATTCGCCAGGGCAAACACAGCCAGCTATGGTCAGTGATCAAAAAGAATTAGCTGATTTTTATCATCGCTTACAAGACTCTCCTTATCACGCGGAGGAAAACGCAGCGTTTAGAATGAAAGCATTTTAA
- the truA gene encoding tRNA pseudouridine(38-40) synthase TruA encodes MRIALGISYQGTHYHGWQTQAGLQTVQSTVEAAIATVADHPIALTCAGRTDKGVHALGQVAHFDTVAIRNDRAWVLGINSHLPADIRIDWVREVPDEFHARFSAIARRYRYLIYNQPLASALWNQQTTHCYYPLNETSMQAAANYLIGEHDFSSFRAMSCQSKSSHRQVQHLKISRAQSNLILIDIQANAFLHHMVRNIVGVLMLIGSGQREPVWAETVLLAKDRTKAAVTAHPNGLYLSHVFYPETFSIPAPTIHLI; translated from the coding sequence ATGAGAATTGCACTCGGTATTTCCTATCAAGGTACTCACTATCATGGATGGCAAACACAAGCAGGATTGCAAACCGTTCAATCGACCGTAGAAGCAGCGATTGCAACAGTAGCCGATCATCCTATTGCACTGACCTGTGCCGGGCGTACCGATAAAGGTGTGCATGCATTAGGGCAGGTAGCGCATTTTGATACTGTTGCTATACGAAATGATAGAGCGTGGGTTTTAGGCATTAATAGCCATCTTCCAGCCGATATCCGCATTGATTGGGTACGCGAAGTGCCAGATGAATTCCATGCCCGATTTTCAGCTATCGCACGTCGCTATCGTTATCTTATTTATAATCAGCCATTAGCCAGTGCGCTATGGAATCAACAAACTACCCACTGTTATTACCCTTTGAATGAAACCTCGATGCAAGCTGCGGCTAATTATTTAATCGGTGAGCATGATTTCAGCTCATTTCGTGCCATGAGTTGTCAATCTAAAAGCAGTCATAGACAGGTACAACATCTTAAAATAAGCCGAGCACAATCCAATTTAATTCTCATTGATATACAAGCCAATGCTTTTTTACATCATATGGTGCGAAATATTGTGGGTGTATTAATGCTGATAGGTTCGGGCCAACGAGAACCTGTTTGGGCTGAAACCGTGTTATTAGCAAAAGATCGGACAAAAGCAGCGGTAACCGCGCATCCTAATGGCTTATACCTCTCCCACGTTTTTTATCCTGAGACGTTCTCTATTCCTGCGCCTACGATTCATTTAATTTAA
- the ybgF gene encoding tol-pal system protein YbgF: protein MKFIRASILLLGFCISIGAYAIAPVVDAYDDGDDSAPSSTASSPVPKDTENAANSAANNKSSFSLGQRLSIQEQQIANLNPLLVQVDDLTQKVQVLQGKLEEQQHRIKLLEDQIRSQYQDIDKRLTSRTAPVSAGSTVNPSSSPVANATHTNLSAPAAAVKTSVNPIPGAATAVGERAYQAAFQLLKNKQYPLAIQGFEDFIKKYPADINLPNANYFLGQLYLLQGQPEQSIGRFNHFTAAYPQDARIPDALLQLGLAYFAKGEKSTAMDTFKKIIQRYPDSKAAQAAQARLQQFQAMISAANANIVAKSKV from the coding sequence ATGAAATTTATTAGAGCTAGTATTTTGTTATTAGGTTTTTGTATTAGTATAGGCGCTTACGCCATAGCGCCTGTTGTTGATGCCTATGATGATGGTGATGATTCTGCGCCCTCATCGACGGCATCTTCTCCTGTGCCAAAGGATACAGAGAATGCAGCTAACTCTGCAGCCAACAATAAGTCCTCGTTTTCACTAGGACAGCGCCTTTCCATTCAAGAACAACAAATTGCTAATCTAAATCCATTACTAGTACAAGTGGATGATTTGACACAAAAGGTACAAGTGCTACAAGGTAAACTAGAAGAACAGCAACATCGTATAAAATTATTAGAAGATCAAATTCGAAGCCAATATCAAGATATAGATAAACGATTAACCTCTAGAACCGCTCCTGTTTCTGCGGGATCCACTGTAAACCCAAGTTCATCACCAGTAGCTAACGCCACTCACACAAATCTTTCAGCGCCGGCTGCGGCAGTTAAAACGTCAGTTAATCCGATTCCTGGGGCAGCAACCGCCGTGGGCGAACGTGCTTATCAAGCGGCTTTTCAACTGCTAAAAAATAAACAATACCCGCTAGCTATTCAGGGATTTGAGGATTTTATCAAGAAATACCCTGCGGATATTAATCTTCCTAATGCCAATTATTTTTTAGGCCAACTGTATTTATTACAAGGGCAGCCTGAACAATCAATCGGCCGATTTAATCATTTTACCGCGGCCTATCCACAAGATGCTCGCATTCCAGATGCACTTTTACAATTAGGTTTAGCTTATTTTGCTAAAGGCGAAAAATCCACAGCAATGGATACCTTTAAAAAAATAATTCAACGCTATCCAGACTCTAAAGCGGCTCAAGCCGCACAAGCGAGGTTGCAGCAGTTTCAAGCCATGATTTCGGCCGCTAATGCGAATATAGTGGCTAAGAGTAAAGTGTAG
- the pal gene encoding peptidoglycan-associated lipoprotein Pal, whose protein sequence is MLIKKILKISAISASFFILAACSTGKDELGEGNLNAGQNSDKAMIGGAGDVSSFYADEANTNPLKVGNQTYYFEFDSSAIQSNAIPSLRIQAHYLIRHPQAKILIAGNTDERGSREYNIALGQRRALSVANFLQSNRVNKNQISLVSYGAEKPVAFGHSEADYSKNRRANLQYQAPVIMDKE, encoded by the coding sequence ATGTTAATTAAAAAAATCCTAAAAATAAGTGCAATCAGTGCAAGCTTTTTTATTTTGGCGGCTTGTTCAACAGGGAAAGATGAGTTGGGAGAAGGGAACCTGAATGCGGGGCAAAACTCAGATAAAGCTATGATCGGCGGAGCCGGAGATGTGAGTAGTTTTTATGCAGATGAAGCTAATACCAACCCTCTTAAAGTAGGAAATCAAACGTATTATTTCGAATTTGATAGTAGTGCTATTCAAAGCAATGCTATTCCTTCACTAAGAATACAGGCACATTACCTAATTAGGCATCCACAAGCTAAAATCTTAATAGCGGGTAATACCGATGAGCGTGGTAGTCGTGAATATAATATTGCTTTAGGTCAACGACGCGCATTGAGCGTTGCAAATTTTTTGCAATCGAATCGTGTAAATAAGAATCAAATTAGCCTCGTGAGCTATGGTGCAGAAAAACCGGTTGCGTTTGGCCACTCCGAAGCGGATTATTCAAAAAACCGCCGCGCCAATTTACAATACCAAGCGCCTGTTATTATGGACAAAGAGTAA
- the tolB gene encoding Tol-Pal system beta propeller repeat protein TolB, which translates to MQHIIILLLINLWVSPARAALNLELTQGVSNQLPIAIVPFSGSDNLAENNDVSAIIKNDLSNSGQFKVATPQSGSLPYTLSQVSASYWRNKKFDDVVVGQIQMISKGQYRVRFSLVNVAQGQSQALIQQEFTANEAQLRRLSHHISDLIYEKLIGLKGIFSTRIAYILVTDKNSHNRRYSLQVADMDGYNAKPLLISKQPIMSPAWSCDGRRLAYVSFEKVLPRVYIQQVNTGERELVSSYSGINGAPAWSPDDKTLALALSKDSAVPKIYLMNLANKTLRQVTFGLSIDTEPSFSKDGRSLLFTSDRGGGPQIYQLNLRSGNVRRVTYDGNYNARASFANDGKTIVVLNQEQGSYNIAVQDLNDDNTLQVLTHSGYDASPSFAPNGQMLLYESKPGNRSILGMVSVDGRINLRLPTPQGDVQDPTWSPFMS; encoded by the coding sequence ATTCAACACATTATTATTTTACTGCTAATCAACTTATGGGTTTCACCCGCACGTGCCGCACTTAATTTAGAATTGACGCAAGGGGTTTCTAATCAACTACCTATTGCGATAGTGCCTTTTTCAGGATCAGACAATTTAGCTGAAAACAACGATGTTAGCGCGATTATAAAAAATGATTTAAGTAACAGCGGCCAATTTAAAGTCGCTACACCACAAAGCGGCAGTTTACCTTATACCTTAAGCCAAGTTTCTGCGTCTTATTGGCGTAATAAAAAGTTTGACGATGTGGTGGTAGGACAGATTCAGATGATCAGTAAAGGGCAATATCGAGTCCGGTTTTCTCTCGTTAACGTTGCTCAAGGACAAAGCCAAGCCTTGATTCAACAGGAGTTTACCGCCAATGAAGCACAATTGCGCCGTTTATCACATCATATCAGTGATCTTATCTATGAAAAATTAATAGGTCTTAAAGGTATTTTTTCAACACGTATCGCTTATATCTTAGTTACCGATAAAAATAGCCACAATCGGCGCTACAGTTTACAAGTAGCCGATATGGATGGTTATAACGCTAAACCTTTACTCATTTCTAAACAGCCCATTATGTCGCCAGCCTGGTCATGTGATGGCCGACGCCTGGCTTATGTTTCATTTGAAAAAGTATTACCACGCGTCTATATACAACAGGTCAATACCGGCGAGCGTGAATTAGTGAGCAGTTATTCGGGTATTAATGGTGCGCCAGCCTGGTCACCGGATGATAAAACGCTTGCATTAGCCTTATCAAAAGATTCGGCGGTACCAAAAATCTATTTAATGAATTTAGCCAATAAAACATTACGACAAGTGACATTTGGTCTTTCTATCGACACTGAACCTAGTTTTTCTAAAGATGGACGATCCTTGTTATTTACCTCGGATAGAGGGGGTGGTCCACAGATTTATCAACTTAATCTTCGTTCGGGTAACGTTCGTCGTGTTACTTATGATGGAAACTATAATGCACGTGCTTCGTTTGCTAATGATGGAAAAACGATAGTGGTACTCAATCAGGAACAAGGATCGTATAATATAGCGGTACAAGATTTAAACGATGATAATACCTTACAAGTATTGACGCATTCTGGTTACGATGCCTCACCTAGTTTTGCGCCAAATGGTCAAATGCTGCTCTATGAATCAAAGCCGGGAAACCGCAGTATATTAGGTATGGTATCCGTGGATGGTCGAATAAATTTACGTTTACCAACGCCACAAGGTGATGTGCAAGATCCGACATGGTCACCTTTTATGTCATAA
- a CDS encoding MFS transporter gives MIHEDGALSRNIAENSSAKRIAKCLQSPSYPWLIWGLAAGAFFIEYFARVAPGVMIDSLMRDFKVQALALGSLSAFFYYAYVGMQIPVGILIDRFSLRWLLTSMILVCAAGCFIFSFSTHIHVAALARLMMGFGAAFAFVSALKVASVWFPAHQFGLLAGLTQAIGMLGAAIGQMPMAYLVAHFGWRITLFLIASIMLVLAIVIAIVVRDRPTSHTITPTKKNLLHSPWSGLIEVLKNPQSWWNALFAGLLYAPTAALAELWGVKFFRQAYHLSNEIAAMAIGLIFIGWAIGGPLTGWISDRIKRRKIILILSACLSFLIASVVLMVAHLPLPLLFSLLFLYGLANTGVATAYAVAAEINSHAVSGTSVAFSNMASVLIGAGFQPLIGWLLQKNWSGLIENGLPVYSTTDFHWALLVLLSSLLLAVLVAFGIKETHCQQKY, from the coding sequence ATGATACATGAGGATGGCGCATTGAGCAGGAACATAGCCGAAAATTCTAGTGCGAAGCGCATAGCAAAGTGTTTGCAATCGCCTTCCTATCCTTGGTTAATTTGGGGGCTAGCGGCGGGCGCTTTTTTTATAGAATATTTTGCCCGGGTGGCGCCGGGCGTTATGATCGATTCGCTGATGCGAGATTTTAAAGTACAAGCATTAGCCTTAGGGAGTTTATCGGCTTTTTTTTATTATGCTTATGTGGGTATGCAAATACCGGTAGGGATATTAATCGATCGCTTTAGTTTGCGTTGGTTATTAACCAGCATGATTTTAGTTTGTGCCGCGGGTTGTTTTATTTTTTCTTTTAGTACTCATATACATGTGGCAGCCCTTGCACGTTTAATGATGGGCTTTGGTGCAGCTTTTGCTTTTGTCAGCGCACTAAAAGTCGCGTCAGTCTGGTTTCCGGCGCATCAATTTGGTTTGCTGGCGGGTTTAACACAGGCAATAGGGATGTTAGGGGCCGCTATCGGACAAATGCCGATGGCTTATTTAGTGGCTCATTTTGGCTGGCGCATTACTTTGTTTTTAATTGCGAGCATTATGCTGGTATTAGCTATTGTTATTGCCATCGTGGTACGCGATCGACCAACTTCTCATACCATTACACCCACTAAAAAAAACTTATTGCATTCCCCCTGGTCAGGCTTAATTGAGGTTTTAAAGAATCCACAAAGCTGGTGGAATGCTTTATTTGCGGGCCTTCTTTATGCGCCCACGGCAGCATTAGCTGAACTATGGGGCGTTAAATTTTTTCGTCAGGCTTACCACTTAAGTAATGAAATAGCCGCTATGGCAATTGGATTGATCTTTATTGGCTGGGCAATCGGCGGACCTTTAACCGGGTGGATTTCTGATCGAATAAAACGTCGAAAAATAATTTTGATACTCTCGGCCTGTTTAAGCTTTTTGATTGCGAGCGTGGTATTAATGGTAGCACATTTACCGTTACCGCTTTTATTTAGCTTATTATTTCTGTATGGCTTAGCCAATACCGGGGTTGCAACGGCCTATGCCGTCGCGGCTGAAATTAATTCACATGCGGTATCGGGTACCTCAGTGGCTTTTTCTAATATGGCTTCAGTATTAATCGGTGCAGGATTTCAGCCGTTAATTGGATGGTTATTACAGAAAAACTGGAGTGGATTAATCGAGAATGGATTACCTGTTTATTCTACTACTGATTTTCACTGGGCATTACTCGTCTTATTAAGCAGTCTTTTACTAGCCGTATTGGTTGCTTTCGGTATTAAAGAGACACATTGCCAACAAAAATATTAG